Below is a window of Halolamina sp. CBA1230 DNA.
ACGGAGTGGTGACTGGCGAGGTCCGGAGAGCGGCGTCGCCATGAATGGTGTTGACACGAGTGCCACCCATGTCGCCGCGGAAAACCACCGTGTCGGCCCGGAGAGACGCTCGTGTCGCCATCTGGGGAGCTCAGCGGCCCCCCGATAAGCAACCCCCAAACCGTGGTTTAGGCTCCCGATTAGAAAGTGTCCCCCGGTGAGATAGGATGTATGGACGGGTCAACCTCCAGACGAGCGTTCCTCGCGACCGCCACCGCCATGACGACCGCCCTGGCCGGCTGCTCGACCGGTGGCGACGGGACTCCCACGACCACGTCGACGTCGACCGACACCGAAACCGCGACCGCCACCCAGACACAGTCGCAGACGGACACCGAGACGGGGACCGACGGCGGCGACGAGATCGTGGCGCCAGCGATCGACTACGGCGAGGTCCTGACCGACTTCAGCGGGGACAACTGGTACCCGAAACGCGGCGAAACGCTCTCGCGTGACGAGGAGGCCGCCATCTCCGGGAAGCACGCGCTCCACGTGAAGAACCCCGGCAACAACCTCTCGACGCTGGCGTTCGAGCCGTTCGTGCCGTTCTCGCTCGAGGGGAAGAACCTCTCGATGGCGGTCAAGGTCGACGCCCCAGTCGGCGGCCGGATGGAGCTCCGGTTCCGGGCGCCCAACGGCAATAACCGCTACGTCGCGACCCGACAGCTCCCGCGCGGGCGCAGCGACTGGATGCGGATCGACTTCGGGTTCACCCGCGGCTGGAACGACCCGAACGTCGCCAACATCCAGGAGCTCCGCGTGGCGATGCAGGGGGCGAAAGGGACCGAGGTCAACTACTGGATCGACGACATCCGGATCACCGAATCTGCGGGCAAGCCCAACGCGATCCTCGCCTTCTACGGCGGCCGGGACTCCCACTACGAGACCGTCCTCCCGAAGCTCGAGGAGCGGGGCTGGAAGGCAGCGGTGCCG
It encodes the following:
- a CDS encoding polysaccharide deacetylase family protein, which translates into the protein MDGSTSRRAFLATATAMTTALAGCSTGGDGTPTTTSTSTDTETATATQTQSQTDTETGTDGGDEIVAPAIDYGEVLTDFSGDNWYPKRGETLSRDEEAAISGKHALHVKNPGNNLSTLAFEPFVPFSLEGKNLSMAVKVDAPVGGRMELRFRAPNGNNRYVATRQLPRGRSDWMRIDFGFTRGWNDPNVANIQELRVAMQGAKGTEVNYWIDDIRITESAGKPNAILAFYGGRDSHYETVLPKLEERGWKAAVPVRPSDIGAAGRMDMDQLREVSDAGWDVCSFPLRPEPLPEMSAERQRKVITEDKEYLESKGFEDGAQHFFAPGNQIGGRTAEILRDVHETGFLYGGSSVGVPPTAPYTLPTINGNAYDSSRDVILRANKHNQLVTLAFSEIGEDGMSVENFEKQLDRIENNAYAGGFNVITPSELDQQYL